The Arachis hypogaea cultivar Tifrunner chromosome 14, arahy.Tifrunner.gnm2.J5K5, whole genome shotgun sequence DNA window CATAATTTTGAGAGAGGGCACGCACTTCCTCCGCGATTTCAGATATGATATTCTGCGCCACCGCCTTGCCGTCAATTACGGAGCAACAGCGGCGCGAGTGCGATGGAGTGACGACATGCACGGGAGCAGCAGAGCGACGAGCGGGGGCAGCGGAGCGACAAGCAGGGGCAGCGGAGCGACGACCGGCGCTACGACAGCGGAGCAACGACGGGCGCCGAGGTAGTGGATCCACGAATGTGCAATGGCAGCGGAGCGAAGATGGTGGGACGGAAGCAGAGAGAGAAGGTGGGTGAAATGGAGAAGTAAAAGTGTAAAGCACATTTCTTTATGAAACGAGGGACGCGGGAAGTAAAAACGGTTGCAATTTCTTTTGCTAAAAATCAACGGAAGTCTAGTCGATTTTAGATAGATCAAAAATCGATATACTAACcgtctattttatataataaatctaCAGCACCCGTTTGATTTAAAGAAGAGATCTTCGTCTAAATTTATCGACGACAAAAGCTgtcaatattataattattaaaatagacgaTCTTTCAGTCGATTTTTTGAAAGAATAATTTTTACCCACCACTCTGTCGATAGTATGACGATAAAAAAAGGTATTAGAAAGTTACAAAAATAATAGACGACATggtcgtcgattttaatattttatttttaataatttctttttcgTTTTATCGACGACAAGCCGTCGAAAAATATCGACGGAAAATATGGCCGTCGATTTTTGGCGTCGATAATTATAATGTTTCTTGTAGTGTTGGTTCAAAGAGctcttaataaaattttagttCAATTATTAAAATCAATACTTGCTTTTGAAATAATATGTTTGAATTCTATGTTGGAattcttaaaatttgatgttttgttgctattttttaatttcaatatatgAATGATTCTCTATAAAGTTTGTTTTGATTGTCAAGGTTATCTCAAAATTTAGGGGATGTTATGTCAAAATTTATTGCAAATAATATAACTGTGAGAGAATTTGTGTTAATTGGGCAGCTCTTTGCAAACAACATAAATGTACACATGATTTGTGTTGTATTTGTTGTTTTATGTGATTTAAAGTATCTATGAATTTCATCTTTGCTATCACATTGTATTCGTGACTAGTATTTAGTTATATGctctttgcagacatgacgaGAGGTAGAGGTGTCACGGGTCGACCTCATGGTCGTGGTAGAGGGAGGGGTTCTACTGCTACCCCTAGGACTTCTCAGTCATCCCTCTCTATTCCAACTACCCCTGTGATGTCACAGGCAATGGATGCGCAAGAGCAGTtgttcatcatggtccctaaccccAACTATGTGGCTTCTACTGCTGCACCACCCCCGTAACCAGGAACTCGTCCATCTGCTTCATCAGAGTAGACTCTTCCACCACTTCCCATCATACAGATGACGATTTGGCCTAATGAAACTTCGGCATGAGTACTATTTTAAGTCTTTTATATGCGAACCATTGTAGTTAGTCAGTTTAATTTAGTTACACTCAATTTtctagttttagtggatttaggttgttaAGATAGGTTCAATTTAGTATAGTAGGTTTGAACTACTTATTATGTttgataattgttgattgttaatgAATGTTGCTGCTTAAGTCATATAATGCCATCACTACGACATTTTTGAGCTATTGCAACATATACTATAAATAACACTTTAAAAATGATGTTTAAAATAGTCAAAAGCAACACTTAAAACTTTTTGCAAAAAAATAAGGCTATTAAAACTCTTTGTTAATAAGTGTTTCTTTGTTCGATTTAAAGAACATATAAAAAATGTTGCTTTAGTAAATTAAACAAACAACATTTATAATATTCctatattagtttttaataagagttgcttttaaatatataataaacttcTCGTGGTAAGCATTGCTTAAAtctttttcatcaaaattttagTTCCTTCCAAATATTTTATTAGAACTTACTTTCCCTTCTAAAccaaaaataagaaaggaaacacGAGCAATAATTgtttcatcaccttcctcactaCTATTAGTCTATTACTTAGAAACAGAACTCAAATCCTACCATTTTAGAATCAAAATCCTAACCCCAACCCTAGctcaatttccccaatttcacgaCATTGACTCGCGTTTTGCGTTTTTCTCTCTCGCCGTTGGGGTGTTCTTCACTGCTCTGCTCACGTCGTGCTCTACTCGCATCACGTTCTGCTATACTCGTGTCATGTGCTTCTTCTCGCATCGTGTTCTGCTCTCCTCCCCCATGTTCGATCTTTGGCTCATGCCATTCTGAAATATTCTCTTTGCTTCGCCATGGTGTTATTTATATCTTCTTCTCAAGTCTCTTAGGCATGACAAAAATTTCTCTCAAATTTTACTTACTAGTGATTTAATTTGGTTGAATTGTTGAAATAACAAAACTACTCCAACCGTGTTCAATTAGAAACCCTAACCCCAACcactttgaattttgattgatgTGCGATTTATTCTTTTCCCTTTACGTTCCTTGTCACTACTTGCGATTTACTCTTCTCTATTCGATTTCCTCGTCATTGCCTGTGTTCCTCATTGCTGGTGTCGCTATTGGCATTTCCATCGTGTTCATCGCTACTCGCCTCGCCTCACCGTTGGGTTCCTCTCTGTTTTCATCATCATCTGTTCATCACTGCTCGCATTTGAAGCTTCTGATTTTTGGTCTTCTCATTTCCAATTTTCTCGTTGCCTTTTGCTCTCAATGTCTTCTTGGCTCTTGGCTGGGTGCTGATCTGCTCTGCTCCGCCATGGTGCATCACAGGTAGGCTCCTTGCTCTGTTCTATTTTTGTTATGGCTAAAGTTGATGAGAAATTTTGGTTCtgcaattttttcttctttgatgagAAATTACTACTTAATTAATTCTGGTCTTGTAAAATCACTACAATGTTTCATTATTATGATATATTTATCTACCTCCACTTTAATCACTAAATGATGGCAATTTTAAGGCTTGGAATTTAATTATTGTTGGTGGAATCTCAAATTGGAAATTTAACAATGGATTCATTGTTATGTAGGTGTTGGAGTTGGCTGGGAATTCTTTCAGTTCAATTGAGTTAGCGCTAAGTTTTTTGCCATGCTTCCAATTACGTTAACTTCTTTTTTTTCTGCTTCTCTCTTTGCAAATTTTGTAGGTTTGCTTTTATAGCTACAATATTTGGGAAATTTTCGGAAGCTTTATTTTGGCTACAGCTGCCTCAAGCGCTTAAACATTTGATGAATTTTGTGTGTAATAGCTATTTCAATGAAAAACTTGTTGTAAAGTTATCAATATAATGTGCTTGATTTTCTTTGACAAATGTATTGTCATATCTTATGCAGCTACAAGATGCAGAGTACTAGGCAGACATGGGATGATGCTGTAAACATTGCAATATGGTGGAGAGGGCACCAATGGGACCTGCTTGTCATTTGCGATTTtggtttataattttaaattttgatactgGTTGCAAAGAAGTATGAAAGAAAAGTCACGAGGTTTTGGAATGTCTTCTACAACTGCCATAAGGACAAGTTAAAGGATGGTttgtttattatgttttatttaattaatatttggtagatattctattttaattagtattaattataagCATTTTTTCCATTGGTttcattttggaatttggatttggtaaaatattctatttagttgttttgttttgttttgttttgataTGCTTAAGTATGCATTACAAGGTAGAAGTCCACTCTATAAACTAGTTTTCATATTGAATTTTTGGATTTGTATCctctaaagtttaaatttcactttagagagtaaagtgtgatctctcaccattgatttcataggtgggaccaataataaatatgaaagagaaactattcaagggtagaagatcacactttactctctaaagtgaaattcaaactttagaggatccaaatccgaaTTTTTGCATGAACAAAACTAAGTTAACAGggacaaataatattattattaattgaaatACCAGTGTAACCTGTAAAAATTTAGTGACATTCATTTTGAGCACaaataaataacattaatttgACCGATAAGGTTGTTTTTCATAATATAGATGGGTAGATAAGCAAAATTGTAAGACAAATTATGGAAACTAGCCATTGTCCACAGAGTAGAAGAGCTGAAAATATGAATACAATTATGCAgcttttaaaatatgaataagtATATAGCTGAaattgtaagacccaaaacttttgaaaagtcttattatgaactaattttaaatcatatatttatttacagttttattttcataaattattttattgaagataattaaaggaagttttaattaattgaatttaaaataaattaagatttttatccaaactctataattattgattattttcctatttacaacttaaagttttagaaattcgaaagttgtaacaccctaccacgtgaagctttacacctaggatgtaaaacagaggtggcgaggcgctacgacctctaaaataaaatacatacttataatagtagaaagaagataaaaaattaggagccttgaaaagtgggtaaaacaaaatcgcaagaTAAAAAGTGCAATGCTCGAGAAAATAGAATTACTTAAGTGCTAAGAAACTTAAGAGTTGAGGGTAGGAAAAGTAAAAGAGTAACAAGAGTGCCAAAAATACAGTGAAACTAGCTCCTGACCCAACCtacgaagccaaggctggccggagaatatatatatatatatatcccaaaaTACAGAAACAAATCCCTAACTCTCCTGCAACCTCTAGGAGAAACAAAATAATCAagtatcttggagagcaagctaagtatatatatacatatataagtaaACAGAAAATCCAAAATATCCCAGACTACTCCGCTTCAGGAAATCCATAcacctagcgaggagcctctcgacctgcatctgaaaacaacaacacagtatggaatgagaactggaggttctcagcatggtaaaagtgccatgCGTATAATAagtaaggtcctgggaatgccagaggcaatcctagaactccgtcatACAATTGTAAAACTTAGtttctaaacagaagccataaatagGGGTAGGTATACTAAACCTGCCTAAACTCACTCAATCTTAAACCTAACCTAACATCAAACTATCTCACCCTTCCTCCGTTCCCCCGTCATCCATACTTTAGCAAAGATAAGCAACCAGACAAATTCACGCACAAGTAATAGGCAGATAGTGCAAGTAGTAAGTATAGCAGGTAGCAAGTTGTATACATACAGTTAGGCAAACCCAGgtaatgcatagcaatcaaaataaacaaatgcacatgatgcatgcctatcctatgcctgatggggcccatctatcggttatccagccaacccgacaagtctgaaaaccttagactgtcctccgtcgcgcatccccatgagtctatgcatagattacataatcattcatcattcaaacattcattcataaatcactcaatgggggctatccatacctgggaatttatacgtgcccagtcacccttacgacgtagggtcaacagagtatcgagattcaacctggaacacatgGTGATGAGCCACGGTTCTGTTACCCAGAGAAACTTGTATCTCAGATATCACCATTCATAAACCATTTAATGTTCATAATCATTGTTTAGTCATTTATCAAGCCATGGCATCATTACTTCATTTAGTAACCACTTCCCTTTCACATAACTCATCACATTTACCTCTTTCTTCATTCCTAAGTTACCTTAAAATCCTAACTTCTGCTATTTACTAAGCTTACTAGTAGATTCTAGGATTAACAGGAcaaaattaggggttttagagtttaaaatcatgtttaaaaCTGAAAAACAAAGGTGCTggaaaacagggcatgtgcgtacgcacacacctgtgcgtgcgcacagctcaaCAAGAAAGTagaacgtgtgcgtgcgcacgagtacgtgcgtgcgcacacatcaCTGGGTATGCAAGTGCCTCGCCTGTGCTAGTGCCACCAACAGAAGGCCCATCTTGGCACGTGCGTGCGCACgggggcgtgcgtacgcacactttataGAAAATACCATGTGTGCATGTGCACAGaggcgtgcgtatgcacaagtggaTTTTCACTTCTATTGGGTGCGTGCGCACGGCTTTGTGTGTAGGCACACATCAGAAAACCTGGTTCTGCTGCAACTTACAAAAATTCAGTTTTTCGCACCAATTTTCCGGCGtctataacttcctctacaaaattcggTTTTTcgcaaactttatatcattttcAAGCTTTTAAAACCTTCTTCAATTTAGAAGAAATCTCCTCTTCATCCAAAATTTGTGGAGTAAGCTATGGATGACCAAAGTtcataaaaattcactttttgccAAAATATACCAAATcccatttttaccaaaactcaCATTCCCCTTTTAAAGACCAGTCACATTCATGCTCAACATCTCAAAATCATCAACATAATTTACCCTTCACCATCATACAACCATTTTGCATCCTTAGCTCAATCCTATTATATTTCCCCAACTTTACACATTTTGTTCACAACCAACCCACTAATCCAATTCCACATTTTATCATCATCATGGAAATCCTCAACCATTAGCACAACATTATTCATCATAATAATACCAGCCAATCCAAATAAACATCATTCACTATCTTAACCATACCATTACTTTACCACAATCATAAACCCTTCATTCAACACCATCATATTAGCATGTATACATACATACATTTTAACTCCCAATATCAATTACTCAATACATGCACCATATTAATTTATTCATCAACATCACAAATACTAAACATTTAACTCATTTATCtatttcaacttatcctatagtgctctagcctaagttttcacaaaaccaTACATGTTAAACgcacgaaacctaaaccataccttggccgatcacgtTATTCcacccaaggcagcctcacaagcaaaagacagcccctccaagctcaatcaaaACAGCCTAAAACAAGCCTTGACCACCAATAAGCCTCCAAGTACTTCCAATTCAATTCCAATGCATATATACCCACTTAATCTACACCTAATACATATACATGTTCTAATTTTAGTTTTCCCATTATAAATACAAGATTAAGCTAGGGTTAGAGTAtccttaccatacccatatgcgTAGCAACTCAAGTCTAATAAGCTCCGCAAGCTAAATCGAATCTAGAACgctaaaattgaataattttcaacataattgttcatgaatttttgaaattggggGAAGATGGCTGAGAGGAAAGTAATGATTTACCTACTAAATTGTTCCATGGGTTTCGTAGATCTCGTCGTGGTGAACACATGGTCGCAAACGGtttgtcaatcggagctctggatcaaaagttattgAGAAATCAAATTTGAGTGAGGGTTTTGGAAGTGCTACATGCTCTCACCCTTCATGCTACCTCCCAACGTGTTTTTCAGGCCAAATGGGGGAGAAGAATGAGCTGTGTTCATTTGATTAAGGGAATTAAGTTGGGCTTGGGCACAATACGGTCCCGGTTCGACCAGTTCGGCCGGTTCGGCCCAGTCttaggccaaattctttgaaattggtgtcaaaatttttgttttgacgagatctatcctattttgatattagttttgcatttttaattttcctaattaaagttcaaattattgactaattctttaccgattttagcgggaTTTACAAAAGTaatgaggtttggctatttaaattagaattttatataattttataattattgaattattttctatatttaaatgataaagttggtagttataaaataataataattttatatgattttgggttaaatagttaatatttttataattgaatactttatattttaggaataaagaaaattaattatattatcttatgttttcaattagagtatttgattgaaaaccaattagtattttaatacaacaaataacattttaaagtaatttttagagatttaatcatatttcaaaatttatacaaTATAACCTAATTTGGTTTAGAATTTACCAAAATCCTAATTTATCCAAAAATCCCTAATTTCACATTTTACTCCAAATCCTACCCTAACcctaaaaataaaacacaaaaccTTAATCCCCTTGTACCCATCAGCCGCCACCCTTTCCCCCAAAAAAAAACacaacacacgcacacacacagCAAGGGAGGAGAGAAACGGGAAgaaggaaataaaaaaagaaagggaagaaaggagaagggggTCATAGGAAGAAGGAGAGGGGAGAGGGAGGACAGCGCAGGCGGGCGTCACTGCCGCAGCGCTGCCGTATTGCAAAATGGAGGGAGAGAGAGCGAAGAGCAGAGggaatgatgacaagtcatcttagcctagtttcactagcctttttctttgttttcaataggttttatgcactttcttgagccataagtaagccatttggaCAGAATTTCATGTTTTCCTTATATTCAAttaaccatggataaattgatgcattttcatgagtttttgtaccATAATCACTTGaatttcaagaagaagaagaactctcatgattataacacagctttgatgcaattgttgattgatgataggtggaaagaggtttggaagaaggttgaagaaaaggggATAGCAAGGGGCAAGAAGAAGCACtcacgtttgagctcaagtttgccTTAAAATTGGACTCAAATATGAGGAAGAGTGTAACCACACCCTGGAGCTATGCAACATTTGCACCAATGTTTGCCTCCAACTTGAGGTCGAACGTTGGCCACATCTCAGCAAGGAAAATCACCCCTGGAGcttggcaacgtttgcgccaacgtttgcctccaacTTGAGGTTAAACGTTGGCCACATCTCAACAAGGAAAATTACCCCTGGAGCTTGGCAACGTTtacaccaacgtttgcctcaaacttgaggtcaaacgttggcgccataagagAATGAATGAACACCCCTGTTTGATGATTcaatgagccacgtttgcgccaacgtttgcctcaaacgttaggccAAACGTTGGCTAGAAAAGCTGCTTAGGAAgggccacgtttgagctcacgtttgacctcaaacgttggctcaaacgtggatgacagcaagggGCCGATCTGCATAATGGGtttcacgaagacgtttgagtcaacgtttgccgttgactcaaacgtgaatggttcatgttccggttcacaagtggacttcctcccaacaccaagagcaatcaacggaggctactaccaacccaattccatcaaggccaaggcccacattcaaggcttaatgatcaatagaaggaagtgtataaatagaagctagtttgatttagaaaggatcttttcttttctacgttgaaaattttgaattgtaATTGGAGAGCTTTCATTTTGATCTTGGAgaattgggaggagaattgagttctcttccCCTCtgggttttctatttttttttccgtAAACCTttatttgagtcttgggtgtggagaattgaggaaattctgtctcaatctcaccttgagatctctctttgtttctttcactgcaccattggagaattgagatttgaatttaagttttcttctgttttaatctttaatttgttgcaattgcattctaaatttggatctaggaaggcattgagatctagacttggttatctagtctcttgggtcctgagatctggagctatcattttattttctctgttgaatgcttttcaagtttatttacatttctattttagatccggttcaattcaagtcacctTCTACTCTTCTATGTGTTgagatttattattcttttgtttaattcttgcaatcccacatccccaatttcttttataattcaagtcatttacatttcttgcactttaagattcagccatttacatttcttgcaatctaagtttctgcaatttacattacttgttctttaagattcagcttatttactttctttgctctttaatttcctaTAATTTACCCCTCCCCCTTTacgtttcaagcaatttagtttctgtcaattataaacaactcaaccaatacttgattcgcttgactaaatcaaccactaaactaaaattgctcaatccttcaatccctgtgggatcgacctcactcacgtgagttattattacttgatgcgacccggtacacttgccggttagatttgtgtgtttgggat harbors:
- the LOC112743602 gene encoding uncharacterized protein → MREEAHDTSIAERDASRARREQSSEEHPNGEREKRKTNVLYTFTSPFHPPSLSASVPPSSLRCHCTFVDPLPRRPSLLRCRSAGRRSAAPACRSAAPARRSAAPVHVVTPSHSRRCCSVIDGKAVAQNIISEIAEEVRALSQNYGKNLLESCHLHLCRLMACSTCSVYGVFEELVHCFQGWKRTKAITIFGFDVPNLCVEFKQSQISFSSPNGRIRLRSHFLFMEYIQLRMLIPFI